A stretch of DNA from Anaerobacillus isosaccharinicus:
TACCCACCCATAAGTAGGTGATTAATTTTAATGTTAAAGATAATACGTAACAAGGCAAACATAACGAAAATTCCGACCCCTAAAGCAACTGAATAAATGAGAATGTTACTAGAGATTTCTCCATTAGAAACAAGGTCAATTTGATTGGCTAAAACTCTCACGTCGGGCTCAGCTACTGTTACAACAAAACCTAGGAGAAAACCAAAAAATAAAATCATCCACAACTTATTCGTTTTCGGGAGAGCTGATCCAATCATTTCACCAACCGGAAGAAGGCCAATATGTACACCTAAAAGAAAAAGAATAAGTCCAACACTTACCATGGCAACCCCGATTAAAAACTGAAAAAACATCTCTAGTGGTAACCAAATGATCGTAAATTGCAGTATGATCACAACTAACGTAATTGGAATAACGGCATAAATAACTTCCTTAACAGTGTCTTTGATATTCTGCATAAACGTCTCCTCCCATGTTCCATTGATGTATTTTTGGTGACATTAGATATGATGGCTAGGATTAGTGGATGAAATATCCCTTTTTCCTTTACCCTTACAGTGAGAACATTTAGCTTTCACTCTAAAAATTTTCATAATGAATTTGTCAACTTTTCCAGTACCATGACATTTTTTACAAATTACAACGATTGCCATCATTTCACCGCTTTCAATTTTGTTGAATTAAATTAAAAATTCAGGCTATTTTTTCGAAGTGTTAGTAATATGAGTGATTTTAAATGTGAGAAAGTGAAATTCATCTTTTAAAGTATTTCTATTATACCATATATTCAGAACTTAAGTTACTTATAACTATGGTATAATGAGCTTATGTAACATAAGAAGTAGGTGATTTCCAATTATGGAATTTGTTGAAGCAATTAAAAGTCGGCAAAAAATAAGGGAAATAAAAGAAGTTTTATTTGAGCGGTCAAAAAGAGATTACCTCTTATTCACGCTAGGGATAAACACGGGGCTAAAGGTAAGTGAACTGTTAAAAATCAAGAAGCATGAAATCATCGATAAAAATGATAATGTTAAAGAGTATCTATCAGCAGACGGCAGAGAAACTAGTTTGTGCTATCTAAACGAACAGGTTAAACAAGCAATTAAAGCATACTTGGTTACAGTTCCCTCGCTATCTAGTGATGAATACATGTTTAAATCAAAAAAAGGGGACTTTCCGATTACTAGGCAACAAGCATATCGAATTATTAATAAGGTTGCAAAAGAAGTTGGTATCGACTCGAAAATAGGAACTCACACATTAAGGAAAACGTTTGGCTATCACGCTTATCGAGGTGGTATTGCCGTTTCATTACTACAACAGATTTTTCATCATTCATCAAAAGGAGAAACAATGAAGAAATTTATTGTAAGAACATTATATGCAAATGTCATAACATCTGTTGCTCTCATTTATTTAGCTCC
This window harbors:
- a CDS encoding DUF1538 domain-containing protein, which codes for MQNIKDTVKEVIYAVIPITLVVIILQFTIIWLPLEMFFQFLIGVAMVSVGLILFLLGVHIGLLPVGEMIGSALPKTNKLWMILFFGFLLGFVVTVAEPDVRVLANQIDLVSNGEISSNILIYSVALGVGIFVMFALLRIIFNIKINHLLMGGYGLAFLLAAFTPANFIPISFDAGGVTTGPMTVPFILALGVGVASVLKGKATASDSFGLVALASIGPILAVLILWVIYG
- a CDS encoding YitT family protein, whose product is MEFVEAIKSRQKIREIKEVLFERSKRDYLLFTLGINTGLKVSELLKIKKHEIIDKNDNVKEYLSADGRETSLCYLNEQVKQAIKAYLVTVPSLSSDEYMFKSKKGDFPITRQQAYRIINKVAKEVGIDSKIGTHTLRKTFGYHAYRGGIAVSLLQQIFHHSSKGETMKKFIVRTLYANVITSVALIYLAPFAAITSSEVLIVLYGGVLLGLGIGLVVKAGGAIDGSEMLAVWMNKKYSIPISKFLLVINAFIFIMAAMVFTLEKAMFSVAIFFIVTKVIDFVLDGINQGKSIMIISTKPEEIGQKLVDELGISITYLNGTGGYKGDDIRLIYCITDRFMYPKLKDLVLSIDKFAILEASFVTETTGVQKNSLLK